One Hordeum vulgare subsp. vulgare chromosome 4H, MorexV3_pseudomolecules_assembly, whole genome shotgun sequence DNA window includes the following coding sequences:
- the LOC123449449 gene encoding uncharacterized protein LOC123449449, which translates to MAATYPMPDPPVLHNNTITQRLDNSATETAGRDKSIGYLDIFVHQARDIHNVCIYQKQDVYAKLSLTSDPQVSCSTKVINGGGQNPVFNEGLRLDVRSVEASLRCEVWMLSRVKNYLEDQLLGFALIPLSDILVADGKLTQEFSMSSSDLLHSPAGFVHLSLSYVGSSPDVIEISSLNKSASAVTDCGNGNLDPCEIEKMEFPDLNMVNENEMMVSKYFEMDCESAVKAENCKLPQHDATVPGPEICKINPSEYPDESPVSCVSTTESSPELSGTPQSVSQPSETAVGAASSTESQREKSQGVTTDGEADSSEAPSKDEVAQPAVISILQPRESVIQQDIVDMYMKSMQQFTDSLAKMKLPLDVKNGSPSADNIDSSTTEKPSPSPSSKGPRVFYGSRAFF; encoded by the coding sequence ATGGCAGCAACATACCCTATGCCTGATCCACCGGTGCTGCACAACAATACTATTACTCAAAGACTCGACAACTCTGCTACCGAGACAGCCGGCAGAGACAAGTCCATAGGCTACCTGGACATCTTCGTCCACCAGGCGCGCGACATCCACAATGTTTGCATCTACCAGAAGCAGGACGTGTATGCAAAGCTTAGCCTCACAAGCGACCCACAGGTGTCGTGCTCGACCAAGGTGATCAATGGGGGTGGCCAGAACCCGGTGTTCAACGAGGGTCTACGGCTAGACGTGCGCAGCGTGGAGGCGTCGCTAAGGTGCGAGGTGTGGATGCTGAGCAGGGTGAAGAACTACCTGGAGGACCAGCTTCTCGGCTTCGCCCTCATTCCTCTGTCGGACATCCTGGTGGCCGATGGAAAGCTGACCCAGGAGTTCTCCATGTCGTCCTCCGACCTGCTCCACTCGCCAGCCGGGTTTGTGCACCTGTCCTTGTCTTACGTCGGTAGCTCCCCGGATGTCATAGAAATCTCATCGCTCAATAAGTCGGCGTCTGCGGTGACTGACTGTGGAAATGGCAACTTGGATCCTTGTGAGATCGAAAAGATGGAGTTCCCAGACTTGAACATGGTGAACGAGAATGAAATGATGGTCTCCAAGTATTTCGAGATGGACTGTGAGAGTGCGGTCAAGGCTGAGAACTGCAAGTTACCGCAGCATGATGCAACTGTGCCTGGTCCTGAGATCTGTAAGATCAATCCCAGCGAGTATCCTGACGAAAGCCCTGTGAGTTGTGTCTCAACCACAGAATCCTCCCCGGAGCTCTCTGGTACGCCGCAATCAGTCTCTCAGCCGTCCGAGACCGCCGTCGGGGCGGCGTCATCCACTGAGAGCCAGAGGGAGAAGAGCCAGGGTGTTACTACAGATGGCGAGGCCGATTCTTCTGAAGCGCCATCCAAGGATGAGGTCGCCCAGCCTGCAGTGATCAGCATCCTCCAGCCCAGGGAATCAGTTATCCAGCAGGACATAGTTGACATGTACATGAAGAGCATGCAGCAGTTCACTGACTCCCTTGCGAAGATGAAGCTCCCGCTGGATGTCAAGAACGGTAGTCCCTCTGCTGATAACATCGACTCGAGTACAACTGAGAAGCCGTCACCATCGCCGTCGTCGAAGGGTCCTAGGGTCTTCTATGGAAGCAGAGCTTTCTTCTAA
- the LOC123449448 gene encoding probable 26S proteasome non-ATPase regulatory subunit 3 — protein MTEDVQMGEPQSAPPPAAAAAPAPSTLQHLKEIAAVIEAGSLSKEVRRISRAVRLTVALRRRLAARDVSAFLAFALPASSDAYARLTPLLPKEDEAEMDVDAAAPPTQISIKHGLPEIEIYCSLLVLIFLIDQKKYDEAKSCATGSIARLKNLNRRTVDVLASRLYFYYSYVYELTNTLAEIRGNLLGLHRMATLHHDELGQETLLNLLLRNYLHYNLYDQAEKLRSKAPRFEAHSNQQFCRYLFYLGKIRTIQLEYTDAKESLLQAARKAPAAARGFRIQCNKWAIIVRLLLGEIPERTVFMQKGMKEALTPYFELTNAVRIGDLELFRAVADKFASTFSADRTHNLIVRLRHNVIRTGLRNISISYSRISLADIAKKLRLDTGNPVADAECIVAKAIRDGAIDATIDHANGWMVSKETGDVYSTNEPQAAFNSRIAFCLNMHNEAVKAMRFPPNSHKEKESAEKRRERLQQEEELAKHMAEEDDDDF, from the exons ATGACAGAGGACGTGCAGATGGGCGAGCCTCAGTCGgcccctcctcccgccgccgcgGCGGCGCCGGCCCCCTCCACCCTCCAAC ATCTGAAGGAGATCGCCGCGGTGATCGAGGCGGGGTCGCTCTCGAAGGAGGTACGCCGGATCTCCCGCGCCGTCCGCCTCACCGTCGCCCTacgccgccgcctcgccgcccGCGACGTCTCGGCCTTCCTCGCCTTCGCCCTCCCGGCCTCCAGCGACGCGTACGCCCGCCTCACCCCCCTCCTCCCCAAG GAAGATGAAGCTGAGATGGATGTTGATGCAGCAGCTCCACCAACTCAGATTTCTATCAAGCATGGCCTTCCTGAGATTGAAATATATTGTTCTTTGCTTGTCCTGATTTTCCTCATTGATCAGAAGAAATACGATGAG GCTAAATCATGCGCAACTGGAAGCATTGCCCGTCTGAAGAACTTGAACAGGAGAACTGTTGATGTTTTGGCTTCTAGGCTGTACTTCTATTATTCGTATGTGTATGAACTTACCAACACCCTTGCTGAAATTCGTGG TAATCTCCTTGGGTTACATAGAATGGCAACTTTACATCACGATGAGCTTGGTCAG GAAACCCTGCTCAATCTGCTTCTCCGCAATTACCTCCACTATAACTTGTATGACCAGGCAGAGAAACTTAGGTCGAAGGCACCACGTTTTGAAGCCCATTCCAACCAGCAA TTCTGCCGGTACCTCTTCTACTTGGGGAAAATCAGAACAATTCAGTTGGAGTACACTGATGCTAAAGAAAGCCTCCTGCAAGCTGCTAGGAAGGCACCGGCTGCAGCTCGTGGCTTTAGGATTCAGTGCAATAAATGGGCTATCATAGTAAGGCTGCTTCTTGGGGAGATCCCAGAGAGGACTGTTTTCATGCAGAAAGGAATGAAGGAAGCTCTGACACCATATTTTGAGCTTACAAAT GCTGTCAGGATTGGCGATTTGGAACTGTTTAGAGCTGTTGCAGACAAATTTGCAAGCACATTCAGTGCAGACAGGACTCACAATTTGATTGTGAGGCTCCGCCACAATGTCATTCGAACTGGACTACGCAACATCAGCATTTCATACTCGCGGATCTCCCTTGCTGATATTGCGAAGAAGCTAAGGCTAGACACTGGGAATCCTGTTGCCGATGCGGAGTGCATTGTAGCCAAGGCCATAAGAGATGGTGCTATTGATGCCACCATAGACCATGCAAATGGCTGGATGGTGTCGAAAGAAACTGGTGATGTCTACTCGACAAATGAACCCCAGGCTGCATTCAACTCCAGGATTGCGTTCTGCCTCAACATGCATAATGAAGCGGTCAAGGCCATGAGGTTTCCCCCGAATTCtcacaaggagaaggagagcgCTGAGAAGCGCCGAGAAAGGCTCCAGCAGGAGGAAGAGCTGGCAAAGCACAtggctgaggaggatgacgatgaTTTTTAA